The genomic DNA TGTCATTTGTAAAACCCTGTCATTGGGGATCTAAAGAAATTCTACTGGTCCCCGATTAAAGTCAATGACATTCGCTGGAATTTCGAAAGTTTTTGATAACTGCAGAAGGAGTGCCTTTCCGAAGGTAAAAATTTCCAACAATAATCTGCCACGCACCCATACTTAAAACTATTTGTTTGGTTAAAATTGTAATATCTTCTTTTACTCCTGCAGATATGAACTTCAATTTCCCATAGAGACAGTGGAGAGAGACATAGCAGGACTTCTCTGAGGACACTTCATCTTTTTGTTGGTGGCAGAGTGACGATCCCTCAGTAAATGCAGGATGTGCACCTGAGCAGGATCTGATGGACGGTGGAGCTGATTTCAGAGTGTTTAGTGCATTCACTCTGTTAACAAGTTTCCTTCAGCCACTCAAAGGAAGAGTTTCCAACTCTCACCTagatgtgaataaaacattgtcAAACAGTCAAGTGTTATGGTGGCTTTTCTGCTACTGATGTAATGTTGTCTGTAAAAAAATCAGTTTGCACTTACTGCAGTGCAAACAAATGAGTTTCATATACAATATGTGAATACCTTATGTTAATGACGTTAGGCACTGTTAGAGACCAGTACCAGTTTTATAAACCTTCTCATTTTAGTTGCACCATCTCAAAATGTCTTACAGTAGATACAaaatttttgcatattttatatatatgtaacaCTTTTTAGAAAGGTGCTCTACTTTTGAAAATTGAccataaatgaaaagaaaataaattcacaTATTTCTGACTATTTGCTACTgtgttttgactttattttggcttttatGACTTACCTTACTTGGAAACGTGCGCATGCAAACAGGAAAATGTGAATATTGTGGTATCCAAGAAACAATTGATTATCATGTAGTATTAGATTGCTGTAATTATAACCATTAAATTCAGGTTTGCTATTGTCATTaccaaaacacattattatacttCATATAAGGGATATACTTCAAATGAACTCTGGGAAAAGTGCTATAAAGAACTATTTTGATTCTAAAACGAACAGTCTGATTCCAGATCATAAAGCTATCCTGACGCACACTCCAGTCCAGAAGGTGGCGCTAAAGCCCCTAAAGCTGTTTGTTAAACTGCATTAAACATAAGTAAAGAAGAAGCTGCGCATGCGTGGTTTCACCGTCTGAGAGTACCCAGTAAACATGGCTGGTGTCGGCTTTCGACGGTGGGCGAGAACACTTTCCCAGAGAAAGGGGTCTGGTATTACTGCTTTACTCTCTGGATGTAGAGCAGGTCAGTTGTGCTTTAGCTTTTAATCGACATATGTAGCAATAAAACACGTTTATTGAAGATACACAACGTAAAGCGCCTCCGCCGACGTAACCTTGACATGCTACCATTAGCGAATGCTAACCAATCTTTTGTCATTGCGCGGAATGAGTCAGTTTGTTTATCATTCCGACTTGTTCCATatctatttactgtatgtttgcATATCAATGCATTTCAGCCTCTGGAGTTTCAAAGAACGCTCTTCCTGGTCCGTACCCCAAGACTCCAGAGGAAAGAGCTGCTGCTGCAAAGAAGTACAACATGAGGGTCGAGGACTATCAACCGTACCCCGATAATGGCGAGGGGTGAGCTTtgatctttttaaaatattagtGTTTAATGCTCTCAGCAACGGCATGTAATTTGACTGTGAATAACATGTTCTTCTCTTTGCAGGTATGGTGACTATCCCATGCTCCCAAACAGATCTCAGCATGAGAGAGACCCCTGGTACCAGTGGGACCATCAGGACCTGAGGAGGAACTGGGGAGAGCCGGTACCTTGATACTGCTCTTATGTTTATGGtcctaaataaataattttctaaaataaataaattacgaCTTAGGTGGCACCTATGCTGATTACATGCATATCAACACATAAATCCAACTGTTTTAtatgttattattgttgtagcatgaacacacacaactggagatCTGTCCTGGGATAAGGtccaataaatgacaaaacaatattgaagttatatttatttaaagcacACTGTATCTAATAATAAAGGGTTATggttgcttttttattttatttttttacatcattataCATTGGCTTttgttacatgatgttttttattccgaatgaaattgttcagaattaaagtgttctgctttgtgtttacatggaaatagtaaatcCGACTAGAGGTTTAGatggaaaacaggtttgttCAGCAttatttaattcctctttaggtTTATGAGTTGGGAAGcattctgattggacagggggagactGTTACGTATTCACATCTATcaggaaaaaacattttctttttggctaCTACATAGAacaccacatgagaactgttttcacctttatttagaTTGTAGTTTTGCAGGAAAAGAGAGATAGAAGTTGTAcctggtcaatcaaagccagtggTTAATGTAACAGGTGATCTACTTCCACTATAcagtgaaaaatgaactttataatGGCATATCATTAGTGAAGATCTGGTGCTTCATGTTCCAATGAAGCCGTTCTGTTTGCTGACATCCGTGTGTGTAttaagtctgtgtgaatgtctgcatgtttttgCTTTCGTCCATCCACTAACCCAAACTTATCCATATcatttaaggctcttattaaataaagtgtatATTCCTACGGACAACTCCCGGTGTTATTGATACgcttaccgaagtacacgtatgtGGCGtcttagggtttgggttaggttataaccctatatcgcaacaatttttagggttagatttacggttaggtttagtcttagtcacgtgacctaaactggccaatgaggggtgctgcttACGGATATGtctgtatattgatatggcaagcgtacagatagccactgccttagaTAAATAGTCTCAACTCCAGTCCAGGtagccatcttggattatgtcatcgcAACAAGTCTAGCATGCTcagaatgaccggaattaagtgtttacaagaaagaggaattatttatttcagaattaaaatcgaaataaaccagccacctaattcgactttaagtttaattcggaattagatttgcattaggaattatgtgtttacaaggtcagtttaaagaggatttaacttttattctgaattaaggAGGAATTAAGCTCTTATGTATGATTGTTATCCCTGAGGCTGTTGCAAATAAGCGGTTGGCATGTTTCGGCCAACCTTTCCCAATTTTATTACAGTATGCATGTTTTAATGGTGTGGTTAACCAAAGGATGAGGAGAAATGTAAGTATTAGGAGAACATTCAAAGTCCACACAGAAA from Gouania willdenowi chromosome 19, fGouWil2.1, whole genome shotgun sequence includes the following:
- the ndufb8 gene encoding NADH dehydrogenase [ubiquinone] 1 beta subcomplex subunit 8, mitochondrial is translated as MAGVGFRRWARTLSQRKGSGITALLSGCRAASGVSKNALPGPYPKTPEERAAAAKKYNMRVEDYQPYPDNGEGYGDYPMLPNRSQHERDPWYQWDHQDLRRNWGEPMHWDFDMYTRNRVDTSPTPVSWSSMRKQLLGFLGFMMFMFYVGEKMPSYQPVGPKQYPFNDLYLEKGGDPEKQPEEVKNYEI